From the genome of Phycisphaerae bacterium, one region includes:
- a CDS encoding substrate-binding domain-containing protein — protein sequence MAKSYSDIRSIVREAITSGRYKPNEWLPPDHELAREMQTSRLTVHRALQGLAREGLVHRSPRRGTRVADPRKDIVGTVAVLLPAGFTGRTADWLDSLGTDLLEAGITVAPYNCHGTVSRAVQVARLLVRNPIVGVVLMPPTYEDSRRIVEIFQDARVPVVVEGKFEVPGLEVSYVSANHRQGGRLLAEHLLKRGHRRMATVSCSHTQDVQERGRGFREGLAAAGVELEENCTFEVRRFNEILYVVREMMNRPERPSVIFGLNDLIAAEVMAVLHQIGLRIPQDCAVVGMGDEPMSKATISPMTTARAPLVEEGHLLASILLNTIQGRLSEPQRIELDYELVVRQSCGQA from the coding sequence TTGGCTAAAAGCTACTCAGATATTAGAAGTATAGTTCGCGAGGCCATCACGAGCGGGCGCTACAAGCCCAACGAGTGGCTGCCCCCGGACCACGAGTTGGCCCGCGAGATGCAGACCTCGCGCCTGACCGTCCACCGGGCGTTGCAAGGGCTTGCACGGGAAGGGCTTGTGCATCGCAGCCCGCGCCGGGGGACTCGCGTGGCCGATCCGCGAAAGGACATCGTCGGGACAGTGGCGGTGCTGCTGCCGGCCGGATTTACCGGTCGGACGGCCGACTGGCTCGACAGCCTGGGTACGGATCTGCTGGAGGCGGGGATCACGGTGGCCCCCTACAACTGCCACGGGACGGTCTCGCGTGCGGTCCAGGTGGCCCGGCTGCTGGTGAGGAATCCGATCGTGGGGGTCGTGCTGATGCCGCCGACCTACGAGGACTCCCGCCGGATCGTGGAGATATTCCAGGACGCGAGGGTGCCGGTGGTGGTCGAGGGCAAGTTCGAGGTGCCCGGTCTGGAGGTCAGCTACGTCTCAGCCAATCATCGCCAAGGCGGGCGGCTCCTGGCTGAACACCTGCTGAAGCGGGGCCATCGGCGGATGGCCACCGTCAGTTGTTCCCACACCCAGGACGTGCAGGAGCGCGGGCGGGGATTTCGCGAAGGGTTGGCTGCGGCTGGGGTCGAGTTGGAGGAGAACTGCACCTTCGAGGTCCGCCGGTTCAATGAGATTCTCTACGTGGTCCGCGAGATGATGAACCGTCCGGAGCGTCCATCGGTCATTTTCGGGCTCAACGATCTGATCGCGGCCGAGGTGATGGCGGTCCTGCACCAGATAGGCTTGCGGATTCCACAGGACTGCGCGGTGGTGGGGATGGGCGACGAGCCGATGTCCAAGGCGACGATCAGCCCCATGACCACGGCCCGCGCGCCGCTGGTGGAGGAAGGGCACTTGCTGGCGAGTATTCTGCTCAATACGATTCAGGGACGGCTCAGCGAGCCGCAGCGGATTGAGCTGGACTATGAATTGGTGGTGCGACAGTCATGCGGACAAGCGTAA
- a CDS encoding prepilin-type N-terminal cleavage/methylation domain-containing protein: MRTSVISNFGFRISDLSKTTRRAPGGSHRTFTLIELLVVVAIIAVLVAMLLPALGEAREQAYRTQCRSNARQMGTAWNLYCDDHADCGPYNHRDKMHEDYGGNLAVWAYWEMYTQFGLLFPYISHPFAVPARENRVPAAMICPADLYGRTEPADFGPSDWPTTSYWMSWYPCSYQRGQENSFNLRSNHPPKRVMAADAFAWWQPCPWDQEIWSGNHQRRGMNVVRVDASAVWIPYDATVGAYPYDWEYLERF, translated from the coding sequence ATGCGGACAAGCGTAATTTCGAATTTCGGATTCCGGATTTCGGATTTGTCGAAGACGACGCGTCGCGCTCCCGGCGGATCGCATCGAACGTTCACCCTGATCGAGCTGCTGGTCGTCGTCGCCATTATAGCGGTGCTGGTGGCGATGCTGCTGCCGGCACTGGGCGAGGCGCGGGAGCAGGCGTATCGCACGCAGTGCCGAAGCAACGCGCGTCAGATGGGAACGGCTTGGAATCTCTATTGCGACGATCATGCCGATTGCGGGCCGTACAACCATCGCGACAAGATGCATGAAGACTACGGCGGCAACCTGGCGGTGTGGGCCTACTGGGAGATGTATACCCAATTCGGGCTGCTGTTCCCTTACATCAGCCATCCCTTTGCCGTTCCAGCGAGGGAGAACCGCGTGCCCGCGGCGATGATCTGCCCGGCGGACCTGTACGGCCGGACCGAACCGGCCGACTTTGGACCATCCGACTGGCCCACCACCTCGTACTGGATGAGCTGGTATCCCTGCTCGTATCAGAGAGGGCAGGAGAATTCGTTCAATCTGCGTTCGAACCATCCGCCCAAGCGGGTGATGGCGGCGGACGCCTTCGCCTGGTGGCAGCCGTGCCCGTGGGACCAGGAGATATGGAGCGGCAACCACCAGCGGCGAGGCATGAACGTGGTGCGGGTGGACGCCAGCGCCGTCTGGATCCCTTACGACGCGACGGTGGGCGCGTATCCCTACGACTGGGAATACCTGGAACGATTCTAA
- a CDS encoding TIGR00266 family protein, translating into MQHEVLYRPSYSLLRVNLERGERLAAEAGAMVSMSSGIDMQTSMKGGLMGALKRKILSGESFFINTFESREPGEVCFAPSLPGDIYDTELRGQTLFAQSGAYIASSPEIQIDTKWGGAKTFFSREGLFLLKLSGTGSVFLSSFGAIHQIDLSPGQRYIVDTGHMVAFDETVQYSVRRLGGLKSTFLSGEGLVCELTGPGRIMIQSRSESSFLSWLLPKLPSKS; encoded by the coding sequence ATGCAGCATGAGGTCCTTTACCGTCCGTCGTATTCCCTGCTTCGGGTCAACCTCGAGCGAGGCGAGAGACTTGCCGCCGAGGCCGGGGCGATGGTCTCGATGTCCAGCGGCATCGACATGCAGACGAGCATGAAGGGCGGCTTGATGGGCGCCCTGAAGCGCAAGATCCTCAGCGGCGAGAGCTTCTTCATCAACACCTTTGAGTCGCGGGAGCCCGGGGAGGTATGTTTCGCCCCGTCGCTGCCGGGCGATATTTATGACACGGAGCTTCGCGGGCAGACGCTGTTCGCCCAGTCCGGGGCCTACATCGCCTCGTCGCCGGAAATCCAGATCGACACCAAGTGGGGCGGGGCCAAGACCTTCTTTTCCCGCGAAGGCCTCTTTTTGCTCAAGCTCTCCGGAACCGGCAGCGTGTTCCTCTCCAGTTTTGGAGCCATTCACCAGATCGACCTGAGCCCCGGCCAACGCTACATCGTCGATACCGGCCACATGGTCGCCTTCGACGAAACCGTCCAGTACAGCGTCCGGCGGCTTGGGGGCCTCAAGTCCACGTTCCTCAGCGGCGAAGGGCTCGTCTGCGAGTTAACCGGACCCGGCCGGATCATGATCCAGTCACGCAGCGAAAGCTCGTTCCTCTCGTGGCTCCTGCCCAAGCTGCCGTCGAAGAGCTGA